The Herpetosiphonaceae bacterium genome contains a region encoding:
- a CDS encoding VWA domain-containing protein, giving the protein MRLSFIYPTSLWLLVLLVPLLALALLAPRRLPAARFWSSLILRLLLFVLLIGSLAGTQIVRRVDDLTTVFLVDSSDSVSPEDRTRADQFIQAALATMREGDKAAIVAFGENALVERAPSTEQAFRRLQSVPVTTRTNIGEAINLGLALLPADTQKRLVLLSDGGENAGDVYTAVALARARNVPIEVVSLSETTNDLVQVSELRAPATVRKGQTIPLDVVVESSVAAPATIRLRSGSGIIEERQVELKTGRQTIPFSVQAETDGFARYTAEIEVADDTRAQNNQAAALVDVQGEPRVLVVEGKAGEAANLAAALDTARMNPTVVAPESMPTNLAELGGYDAIALVNVPAGKLPSSAMKLLPSYVRDLGRGLVMVGGDRSYGMGGYNKTPIEAALPVNMEVKDKQRRPDVAIVFVIDKSGSMAACHCEGPDRNSMSDGGVVKVDIAKEAVLQASALLQSDDQLGVVAFDDVPHWAVNVSKVPSLDEIADAIAPVSPNGQTNVRG; this is encoded by the coding sequence ATGCGTCTGTCATTCATCTATCCGACATCGTTATGGCTGCTGGTGCTGCTGGTGCCGCTGCTGGCGCTGGCGCTGCTGGCACCGCGCCGTCTGCCTGCCGCGCGCTTCTGGAGCAGCCTGATCCTGCGGCTGCTGCTGTTCGTGCTGCTGATCGGATCGCTGGCGGGCACGCAGATCGTCCGCCGCGTCGACGATCTGACGACGGTGTTTCTGGTCGATAGCTCCGACTCCGTCTCGCCCGAAGACCGCACCCGCGCCGATCAGTTCATCCAGGCGGCGCTCGCGACGATGCGCGAAGGCGATAAAGCGGCGATCGTCGCGTTCGGCGAGAACGCGCTGGTCGAGCGCGCGCCCTCGACGGAGCAGGCGTTCCGCAGGCTGCAATCGGTGCCGGTGACGACGCGCACGAATATCGGCGAGGCGATCAACCTTGGCCTGGCGCTGCTGCCCGCCGACACGCAGAAGCGGCTGGTGCTGCTGTCGGATGGCGGCGAGAACGCGGGCGATGTCTACACCGCCGTTGCGCTGGCGCGCGCGCGCAACGTGCCGATCGAGGTTGTAAGCCTGAGCGAGACGACCAATGATCTCGTGCAGGTTTCGGAGCTGCGCGCTCCGGCGACGGTGCGCAAAGGCCAGACCATTCCGCTCGATGTGGTCGTCGAGTCGAGCGTTGCGGCTCCGGCGACGATCCGGCTGCGCTCCGGCTCAGGCATCATCGAGGAGCGGCAGGTCGAGCTAAAGACCGGACGGCAGACGATCCCGTTCTCGGTACAGGCCGAGACGGATGGCTTCGCGCGCTACACCGCCGAGATCGAGGTGGCGGACGATACCCGCGCGCAGAACAACCAGGCGGCGGCGCTGGTGGATGTGCAGGGCGAGCCACGGGTGCTGGTGGTCGAGGGCAAGGCGGGCGAGGCGGCGAATCTTGCGGCGGCGCTGGATACCGCGCGGATGAACCCGACGGTCGTCGCGCCTGAGAGCATGCCGACGAATCTGGCGGAGCTGGGCGGCTACGACGCGATTGCGCTGGTCAATGTTCCGGCGGGCAAGCTGCCATCCTCGGCGATGAAGCTGCTGCCGTCGTATGTGCGCGATCTGGGCCGTGGCCTGGTGATGGTCGGCGGCGATCGCAGCTACGGCATGGGCGGCTACAACAAAACGCCGATCGAGGCGGCGCTGCCCGTGAACATGGAGGTCAAGGACAAGCAGCGGCGGCCAGACGTGGCGATCGTTTTCGTGATCGATAAGTCGGGCTCGATGGCCGCCTGTCACTGCGAAGGCCCCGACCGTAACTCGATGTCCGATGGCGGCGTGGTAAAGGTCGATATTGCCAAGGAGGCGGTGCTTCAGGCCAGCGCGCTGCTGCAATCCGACGATCAGCTAGGCGTGGTGGC